A single region of the Flavobacteriales bacterium genome encodes:
- a CDS encoding universal stress protein gives MEIKFKNILVGFDNSMSAQIALKKSAETAHRFGSKLHVLYVLREEKGSVADIEALVREICGKYNVEFEFISKSGKVSTELSTLEREIGADLIVVGSHGNRGWQPFWIGSNAYRIVSASNCPVITIQETTKEYDLRDILLPIDDSDATRQKVPYAAVLAKAFNATVHILAVSKRKGPRVKMRLKAYLKQTQKFLTERGVKSSVASEFGVDVPKKILEYSKTVKAGLIMIMSDTESRGLIMGNYSQDIINNSSVPVMTMHSRDLAIAGSAGY, from the coding sequence ATGGAAATTAAGTTCAAAAACATTCTTGTTGGGTTTGATAACTCAATGTCTGCTCAAATTGCTTTGAAAAAATCAGCCGAAACGGCTCACAGATTTGGTTCTAAGTTGCACGTTTTATATGTGCTAAGAGAAGAGAAAGGCTCTGTGGCTGATATTGAGGCACTTGTTAGAGAAATTTGTGGCAAATACAACGTCGAGTTTGAGTTTATTTCAAAATCGGGAAAAGTAAGTACAGAACTCAGCACGTTAGAAAGAGAAATTGGTGCCGATTTAATTGTGGTGGGTTCTCACGGAAATAGAGGTTGGCAACCGTTTTGGATTGGTAGCAATGCATATCGAATTGTTAGTGCTTCCAATTGTCCGGTAATTACCATTCAAGAAACCACCAAAGAGTATGATTTGCGAGACATTCTACTTCCGATAGACGATAGCGATGCTACCCGACAGAAGGTGCCTTATGCTGCCGTTTTGGCCAAGGCATTCAACGCCACCGTACACATACTTGCCGTTTCAAAACGAAAAGGACCTCGAGTAAAGATGCGTTTGAAAGCATACTTAAAGCAAACCCAAAAATTCTTAACCGAACGTGGGGTAAAGTCGTCTGTTGCCAGCGAGTTTGGGGTGGATGTTCCGAAGAAAATTTTGGAATATAGTAAAACAGTAAAGGCCGGGTTGATAATGATTATGTCCGACACAGAAAGCAGAGGATTAATAATGGGAAATTATTCTCAAGACATCATTAACAATAGTTCAGTACCAGTAATGACGATGCACAGCCGTGATTTGGCCATTGCCGGATCTGCCGGTTATTGA
- a CDS encoding alkaline phosphatase: MKKFSFVGAISIIVFFLASSCNSAKPQVQFAPKKPKRIILMIGDGMGLTQISTLFVERDNTNNFQRFMHIGFINTKSGTHKITDSAAGATAFSCGVKTYNNSVGMGMDTTAANNLVEIFSQHNYKTALVATSSITHATPGAFYAHTSHRSHEQDIANQLLKSDIDFFAGGGLKFFSKLQPQMKLYNWQIDSVPGVHFKPEVKYNHHKKYGYLKAADGMPTMETNRGNFLTDASNEALKYLNNSRFFMMIEGSQIDWGGHAKNYEYVKTEMFDFDAAVGAMLDFAEKDGNTLVIVTADHETGGLALVAQDYTDKNGNTKENYNAVQPKFITGGHTATLIPVMAYGPGAENFQGFYENNEIFYKIKNLMR; this comes from the coding sequence ATGAAAAAATTCTCGTTCGTTGGTGCTATTTCTATTATAGTGTTTTTTTTGGCAAGTTCTTGCAACAGTGCCAAACCTCAAGTGCAATTTGCACCAAAAAAGCCCAAACGTATTATCCTGATGATTGGAGATGGAATGGGGTTAACACAAATATCTACCTTGTTTGTGGAGAGAGATAATACCAACAATTTTCAACGATTTATGCATATTGGTTTTATTAATACAAAATCGGGTACGCACAAAATAACCGATTCGGCAGCGGGTGCCACCGCTTTTTCGTGTGGGGTAAAAACCTACAACAATTCTGTAGGTATGGGTATGGATACGACCGCGGCAAATAATTTGGTCGAAATTTTTTCGCAACATAATTACAAAACAGCATTGGTGGCTACTTCCTCTATCACCCACGCCACGCCCGGTGCTTTTTATGCTCACACTTCGCACAGAAGCCATGAGCAAGACATTGCCAACCAACTTCTGAAATCGGATATTGATTTTTTTGCGGGCGGCGGTTTGAAGTTTTTTTCTAAGCTTCAACCACAAATGAAACTATACAATTGGCAAATAGATTCTGTGCCGGGAGTGCACTTTAAACCAGAGGTAAAATACAACCATCATAAAAAGTACGGTTATCTGAAAGCCGCCGACGGCATGCCAACCATGGAGACAAACAGAGGGAATTTTTTGACGGATGCATCAAATGAAGCGTTGAAATATCTCAACAATTCCCGGTTTTTTATGATGATAGAAGGCTCGCAAATAGACTGGGGAGGCCATGCAAAAAATTATGAATACGTTAAAACCGAAATGTTTGATTTTGATGCGGCAGTCGGAGCTATGCTTGATTTTGCAGAGAAAGATGGTAACACGTTGGTTATTGTAACTGCCGACCACGAAACAGGTGGTTTGGCACTCGTTGCACAAGACTATACCGACAAAAATGGCAACACAAAAGAGAATTATAATGCCGTTCAACCAAAGTTTATTACCGGAGGCCACACGGCTACATTAATTCCTGTGATGGCTTATGGTCCGGGAGCTGAAAATTTTCAAGGTTTTTATGAAAACAATGAGATTTTCTACAAAATAAAAAACCTAATGCGTTGA